TAGAAAAGCATCCGCGAGTGCTACTCCCATATTGCCAAGGCCAATAACAGTTACAGACGCAGGAATTGATGCTGAATTCACAGGTCGACACTCCATTCGTTTTATTTTTCCAAGCGAGAAGATCCGGCGCTACATGCAAGGTCTACCGCTCTTGATTGCGATTCTATAGCTTTACACTAGTGTGAATGTCAATACAAAAATCAACTCTTCTTGACACTTCACACCCAGTGGAATAACATGGAACCAGAAACATACGATACCGTATCTTTTGAGGTGAACCATGCAATACGTACGTGAAGATTGGATTCGGGCGGGGCTCGATATGTTGGCTGAAGCAGGCATTGACGCTGTTCGTGTGGAGCCTCTTGCCAGAAAACTGAAGATCAGCAAGGGGAGCTTTTATCATCACTTTCCCGATCGTCAAGCACTGTTAGACTCCATGATCGATTATTGGGAGGAGCATGCCACGGAGCGGATCATTCGAGCGCCACACTCGGACAGCATGTCGTTGGAACAGCTTTTGTCGAGCGCTTTTAGTAGCGAGCGAAAAACCGAAGCCGCTATCTACAATTGGGCAAAACAGCATCCTGCCCTTTCCAAACGTCTAGTGGAAATCGAGCAGCGCAGGATCGGTTTCGTAGCCTCCCTGTATGAGAAAAAAGGGCTGGCTCCCGCTGATGCAAAGGCACGCGCTCAACTCGCGTACCTCCTCTATATTGGTTGGCTGGTTCGCCGAGAGCTGGAAACGCCTTTTGATATGTCCGCACCCTTGGAACATTTTATGACCTGGATTTGATTCCCACCTCCCCCTTTCTACCGGACAGATTGTCTCGTGCAGGGGTTTTTTACCCAAAACATACGGATGCGTATCTTCCAAAAAGACCTTACAAATCAATAGGAGGTATTTCTATGACACATGTTTTTCCCATCTCATCTGCTATCTTCTTGGTCATCGTGTCCTTGCTGCATTTTTATTGGGCCTTCGGAGGAAAATGGGGGATCGATTCCGTTATTCCCACAACAGCCGATCATGCACGCCGGACTTTTTCCCCTGGGAAAGGCGGAACGATCATCGTTGCCTGCTTGTTGGCTTGTGCCGGTTACATTTTGCTCGCCCAGAGCGGCTATCTATCACCCGTACTCTCCCCTTCTTTGATTCAATGGGGATGCATGGTCTGTGCTGCTGTATTTGTCCTGCGCGCTGTGGGAGACTTCAACTACATTGGCTTTTTTAAAAAAGTAAAAAATACGAAGTTTGCTCGTCAAGATACGGCATTGTATACTCCTCTTTGCTTGTGGTTAGGGTTATCCTTTCTGCTCGCATTGTTTTGAGCTCACCAAAGACCCTCTTCCCATAAAAGAGAAGAGGGTCGCTTCCATTATGTTTAGATGTATTACGCCTTCCGCTTCTCCGCAATCGCCCGTAGCTGTTCAACAGCATCCATCCCTGCGGTATGAGAGCCAAGCATCGCATGAAACGGCTCCTCTCCACGCCATCCATGGAAATCAGAACCGCCGGTGACAACCATTCCGTATTGCGCTGCCCACTTGCTGTAGCGCATTTTTTGTACCTCATCATTGTCCGGGTGATTGACTTCAATCCCATCCAATCCGAATACAATCAACTCCTGGACGAGCTCATCATCGTCATACAGACCCGGATGAGCCAGCACCGCCACTCCGCCAGCCTCTTTGATCATCGTAATCGCTTCCTGCGGGGTAATGCGTGGAGGATTGACATAAGCCGCTCCCCCTTTGCCCAAGTATTTATCGAAGGCCTCTGCAATCGTTGAAACGACACCCAGCTCCATCAGTTCTTCTGCAATATGCGGTCGCCCGATGTTTTTGTCCGTGCCCTGCTTGCGGCGGTATACCTTTTCCAAGGAAATGTCGATACCGAGTTCCTGTAGCCGTGCGATCAACAGTTGGTTACGCTCATGCCGCGTCTCTCGCAGACGAAAGAGACGCTCTTCAAAAGCTGGGTCTTCATACGGGACAAAATAGCCGAGAACGTGAATATCCTGCCCCTTCCCTACGGAGCTCACTTCCACTCCTGGAATGATTTCCACGCCGAGTGCACGGGCAGCCTCCATTGCTTCTGGAATCCCTGCTACCGTGTCGTGATCCGTGATCGCCAGTGCAGCAAGTCCTGCCTCCTTCGCCAAGCGTACGTTTTCCGCCGGCTCGCAGGTACCGTCTGACGCTTTTGTATGGGTATGCAAATCTGCCATAAGTTCCATTCTCGTCCACCCCTTCTTTTCTTTATTCTACAAGTCTGAATTGGTATTGCCGCACATAGTATGAGACTAAGCTTCGATTCCCAATGGTTGAACCGAGGAGGATGTCCATGCGGTTAAAAAACAAGACCCTTACCGGTGTCGTTCAGCCACTCTCTTATGTTGACAAAATGCTGCGGCAGCAAGGCTTTCATCGTTCAGGCGGGGACAGTATGCTCACGTACGATGTCGTCATGTACGATTCCGCCAGCAGCAGCGCGTATTTTTTGCGCATCCCTACGAACTACACCAGCACAACAACCGGAAAAGGGGAACTGAATGTCAAACTGGGTCATCCGTATTTGGAAGCAAAGTTCTATATGAACACCACGTCCGAAGAAGTTTTTTTCATTCCCAAGGCCGTCCGCGAAGCTGCAGAGCATAAGCTAGCAGAAATCGCCGATTACCTTTCTTCTCCCTCGGCTCCATCCTGAACAGTTCTCCACAACCACCGATTTTGTTCAAACCGGTATGCTACCCTCTTTGTTTTCTGCAGCCCGACCAAGTAACCCATAAACGCCGTCCGAAACAGGACATAGCTCGAAGCATTTTCTATGGCAATGTGTAAACGCTCACACAGGAGAGCTAGCGCTTCTTCTGCTGATCTCTCCTCTACGAAAATGTCGCAGATCACCGAGAAAATCCGCTCATGCCAAGCAATATTTTTATTCACGGCATCATGAGAGGTGGTGGTATATGCTCCGTGCCCAGGCAAGTACCCCTTGTAGTTGGTTGCAAGCAGTTTATGAAGACTGAGTAGGGTCTCATGCGCATCCACAAGAAACGGCAGCTTGTGCTTTTCCAAAACCTCTTCGCCTAAATAACTGTCGGCAGCGAAGCATATCTCGTCACAGACGACACCAACCTGTTGCCAGCTATGCCCCGGCAGAGAAAGGATAGAGAAAGGTACGCCACCAATTTCGATCCCTTCATCCAGTGGAAGGAGGTGGTCCACCCGAGAAGGCTGCGCCAGCAAAAACTTGTTTTTGAGATCCTCAAGTGGGGCTGCACCCATGTTCAAGTAAATGGGCTCAAGTATCGGATTCCGAATGATCGCCTCTTCCAGCGGTGGCGCATAGACCCTTGCTTCGGGCCAGCATCCGAGCAAGTAGGCGTTGCCACCGAAATGGTCGGCATGAGCGTGCGTTTGAATAATGGCACACAAGGGCTGGGCGATAGCGTCCAGTCCTTTCTTGATTTTTTTGGCGGTTTGGGTATCCAGACCAGAATCGATCAGGATCGCTCCATGTTCACTAATGACAAGTCCTATGTTAACATGACCAGGAAAATAACCAACACGCTCCGTTATCATTTGAAATGCTTGTCCAGACAAAACAGTCCCTCATTTCATCCTTTTCCTATTTATTTTCTCCAAAACATCGTCTTCCCCTTCCCTATTCCTATATCTCGTGCTCGTGTTTACATTGTGCCGCGATGAGCGGTCATCCATTTTATGTGAAAAAAGCGGGCCAATGATCGTATACGGTGGCAGAGGTCGTCCGAGTCCACTGAACATATGCGTGGTCGCCGCAATGGAAATGATTGTAAGAAACGAAAAAACCATCCTCTCCATCCCAATGGTCTGAATCGAGCAGAGTACGATCAGCCCATCAATGAGAAAAATCAACAATGCAACGCGCAGCTTGTATCGTCTGGCAAGAAATTGCGCGAACAGGTCTGTCCCACCCGTATTTGTCTCGTAGGCAAGCATCAAGCCGACACCCATTCCGATTAATACACCGCCAGTAACTGCGGAAAAGGAAGTTGACCACAGATTCCAGCCACGCATATCCGAGAGAATGTCTATAAAAAAAGCAGAAATTAGCATGCCGTGAAAGCTGTGAAAAAACAAGCTGCGATCATAAAAAAAGACGATGACATACACAGGGATACTGATCAAAATCATCATGAGACCGGTCGGCATCTGCATGTAATATGTCGCCAACAAACCGATCCCGATCATGCCCCCTTCCATTAGGCGATGCGGAACCAAAAACAGATTGACTCCAACGCCTAGAAGCACGCTTCCTGTGAGAATCGCTACACTTTTTTGCAGCCAGTACATGTCGCTCCCCTCCTTAGACCGTGCTCGTTTATGTTTATGATCAGAAAGAAGCAGGTATGTCCAAGCAATGCTTCAGAATGCGCTGGTTCAAATCGGAACGTTTTGACTGTTCGGTTGACCTATTGGTATACTTACGAGTAACAAGAAAACCTGTAGCTTGGCTCATGAAAAGCATATCCATTGCAGGTTTTAGATCGAATATTTATCCATTTTTGGTCGTACATGTAAAATACCATTATCGTATCGGAGGTGAATTCTCCCCCTTTCGCACTGCGGGAGGCGGAGGTGTGCTTGGAGAGTCCGATAGGGGAGATTACGCTGAATCTGCTGCTCGTGGTATTTTTGGTTCTTCTGAACGGCTTCTTCGTCGCAGCAGAATTCTCGTTGGTAAAAGTTCGCCAAACTCGTCTGACCCAGCTCGTCAGTGAAGGCAATCACAAAAGTGCCCGCTACGCGCAAATAGTCACACGAGAGCTCGACGCCTATTTATCCGCCTGCCAGCTAGGAATTACACTGGCTTCGTTGGGGTTAGGCTGGGTCGGTGAACCTGCCGTCGCCCATTACGTCGCGCCCGTCATAGCATTTTTTCATTTCCCATCTTATTTGGTCGGTCCGACCTCACTTGCGATCGCCTTTGCTATCATCACATTTTTACATATCGTCTTCGGAGAGCTTGCGCCCAAGTCTTTGGCGATTCAAAAAGCGGAGGCCACTTCCCTATGGACTGCCGCACCGCTCATGTTTTTCTACAAGCTGAGCTATCCGCTCATCTGGCTTTTAAATGGAGCAGCCAATTTACTGATCAGACGCCTTGGAATCGAGCCTGCCAACGAAAACGAATCTGCTCATACAGAAGAAGAAATCCGCCTTCTCATGAACCAGAGTCATAAAAGTGGTCACATTGACAAGACCGAAATGGCACTCGTCGACAATGTCTTCGTGTTTTCCGAGCGTCTTGCCCGGGAAATTATGATCCCACGGATTGATATGATTTGCCTCTACGACGACAACACGTTTGACGAAAACCTCGAAATCATGAGAGAGTCTCGCCATTCACGCTTTCCCGTCGCCCATGAGGATAAGGACAGGCTGATTGGCTTTGTGCACATCTCAGATTTTTATCTCTCTGCGCTGACGACAGGGAAAGCAGAGTTAACTGATTTTCTCCGCCCATTATTGACGGTGCCGGAGTCCATGGAAATCAGCCACGTCTTGCGCTTGATGCAAAAGCGCCGTTCCCAGCTTGCCATCGTGATTGACGAATACGGCGGAACAGCAGGGTTGCTAACGATGGAGAACATTTTGGAAGAAATCGTCGGTGACATTCAGGATGAGTTCGATGAAAATGAACGCCCTGAAATTGAAGAAAGCTCCAGCAACACGCTCTCGGTTTCCGGCAAAACTCTCTTGACAGAACTAAATGATTACATATCGATTGAAGTCGTTTCCGACGAAGTCGACACCATTGCCGGCTGGCTCTACAGCCAGTTAAATGAAGAGGTCGCGAAAGGCAAAACCGTCACATTCCAAGGCTATCTTTTTGCGATCAGTGAACTGGAAAACCATCGCATTACACGGGTGAGCATCACGTATTTGGGAGCAGAGGATTCGTCCGCTCTTCCTGGGGACATCGTGTCGCTGCACTCCTAATCGAAAAGAACAACCATAATGGCAAGTGTCCCCTGCCGACAGGGGGCACTTCTTGTTTCCGAGGTGTCCTGATGAACTACGCTTTACTAGACAACAAACCCATCCTGTTGCTACCTGAGAACTACAACCGCATACCGTTTTGGCGCATGTCTGCCCGGCAGGACAAGGTACGCTGTCCAGCCTGTGCATCGGCGCTTCGTCTTCATGCTGGCATCAGCTTTGAGCCGCATTTCTTCCATCCCGAAGGAGCAGAGTGCCCGCTTCTGACGGAAAATGGTCCTGCTCCGCTTGACTCACTGCAAGCGATAAATGAAACGGCAGCCACTGCCTTTCAAGCTGCTTTGGCTGCTACGGCCGCAAAGGATCACAACGACGATAACGCGAAAGAACCACTGGCTTTCTCATCTAAGGAGCACAGCGAGGCATCCATAGACGTAGACGAAGCAAATACAACAACCATCGGCTCCTTTCGCCTTCCGAAAAAGAGAACGATTGGCGCGAGCACGACGCCTCCCCCGCCAGCTCCGAAGCCACCGGTTTTCCGCAAACGCTTGATGCCGAAGAAGACTATCTCTTACATGGCTGAGCAAATGCGCGATCAATCGCTGCACCCGGGACAACAGCAAGCGGTGCACGCTACCGAGGGGCCTTTTCTCATCCTCGCCGGAGCCGGAAGTGGCAAGACGCGCGTCATGACTGCACGCACGACTCACTTGATCTCAGATTTGGGTGTAAAGCCGAATCAAATCATGGTCGTGACCTTTACAACTAAAGCCGCCGATGAAATCCGCCAGCGTATTGCCCGGCAGCTACCCGCTGGACAAGCACGTGAGCTGATTGCCGGAACGTTCCACAGCATCTTTTACCGAATGCTCCTGCATCACCAGCCAGAACGCTGGGATCAGCAGCGCCTTTTGAAAAAGGATTGGCAAAAATGGCGGTTGATGCGCGAGACTGGTGCACTGCTCGGTCATGACGACCTTGCCACGTTAAAAGAAACAGAGATCACCGAAGCACTCGGCATCATCAGCCGTTGGAAAAACGAATACATCCTCCCCCATGAGGTCGCGTATCGGGAAGCAACGAGCGATGCAGAAAAACGGGCGATCCAGCTGTATCCTCTCTACGAGGCCACAAAGAAAAAACATCAATGGTTTGACTTTGACGACATGCTCATTGGCTGCTACGAAATGCTGCGCGATGATCCAGGACTCCTGCGCCGGTATCAGGAACGCCTCACCTATGTGATGGTCGATGAGTTTCAGGATATCAATCGCATTCAGTATGAGACGGTCAAGCTATTAGCCGCTCCGCAAAACAATTTATGTGTCATCGGGGATGATGACCAGTCCATTTACGGGTTTCGTGGCAGTGATCCGCAGTACATCTTGGGCTTCACCAAAGACTTTCCGCAAGCGTCGACATTTACACTCGAGGTCAACTACCGTTCCCATTCGTCGATCGTCAGTCTTGGCTACTCGCTGATCGGTCACAACCGGGAGCGTTGGGCAAAGGAATGTCAGTCCTTTCATCGCGAGGAAGGTGACACGTATTTATTCGAGCCGGAAGACGAAGAAGAGCAAGCTTCCCGGATTGTCGATGAAATTATCCATCGTCGCGAGCAGGGTGCCATTTTGGGTGAATGCGCGATCTTATACCGCACCAATGAATCGGCACGCCCCATTTTGGAGCGCCTGAGCGAAGCCGGGATTCCTTTTCATTACACACAAGAGGAGGAATCCTTTTACCAACGCCAGACGGTTCGCTGGACGCTGAATTATTTGCGGCTCGCGTTAAACCCGGATGACACAGATGCGCTAAAAGAGATATTGTCGACCCTCTACATCTCAGCGGAAATGTGGAATGCCCTGCGCAGCCAAGCCATCATCGAGGACAAGCCGATTCTGCACGTTCTTCCGCATCTGACACAGCTCAAACCGTATCAGCGCAAGCACATGCAGCAAATCAATGAGATACTCACCGCGTGCAAGGATGTTCCACCTGCTCAGGCGTTAGAGCTCATCTATGAGGACGGCAAACTGCGCGATTATCTAAAAAAACGCGCGAAAGACCGGGAAGATGGCAGGGAACGTTGGAGCGATGAGCTGCAGCAAATACTGGCAGCTTCCAAGCGCCATGCGACGATCAGCGATTTTTTGGCTTATATCGATCAAATGACGCGACAAGAAAAAGAGTGGCGCACGATGCGACCACTCCCGGACGAAGCTGTTCATGTTTTAAGCATCCATCGGGCAAAAGGTCTCGAATACGACCACGTCTTCTTGCCCGATCTGGTAGAGGGTGCCCTTCCTCATGAGTACACATTGGATGAGCTGCGAAAAGGCGGCTCTGGTGCGCTTGAAGAAGAACGCCGTCTCTTATACGTCGCGATTACCCGGGCCCGTCACAGCTTGTGTATCGGTATCCCCCGGGAGCGATTCGGACGAAAGACCCGCACCTCCCGCTTCATCGCCGAGATGGGAAGGTAAGTACTGAAAGCCACCGCCCATATAAATCAAGAATTCTTCCATGTTCGTAATCAATGGAAACATAAAAAACAGGCCCCCTTTCACGCATTCATTTTGGAATAGTATGCGAGAAAGCAGGGCCTGTTATTCTTTTTCGGGAAATTTGCTTCTGGTTAGCCGCCCATAATGCTGTAGCCAGCATCGACGTGCAGAATTTCACCCGTGATTCCTCGGGAGAGATTGCTGAACAAGAAGAGAGCGGTGTCGCCTACTTCCGATTGGTCAATCGTACGGCGCAATGGCGCTTTTTCCTCAATTTCCTTCAGCACGGAGTTGAAATTGCGGATTCCTTTTGCGGCAAGCGTACGGATTGGACCAGCAGAGATCGCATTGATACGAATGTTCTCTTTGCCCAGGTCGTTTGCCAAATAACGAACAGAAGCATCAAGCGCAGCTTTGGCTACACCCATCACGTTGTAGTTTTGAATCACGCGCTCACCGCCAAGGTAAGTCAACGTCACGATGCTTCCGCCCTCCGTCATCAACGGACGAGCAGCACGAGCAACTGCTACCAGGGAGAATGCGCTAATGTCCTGTGCCAATGCGTATCCTTCGCGGGAAGTGTTCACATACTCACCTTCGAGCTCTTCCGTTTTCGCAAACGCAATGCAATGCGCTAGGCCATGAATCACGCCCACTTTTTCTTTGATCACAGCAAAAGCTGCTTCGACGTCCTCATCCTTCGTGACATCGCAATTTACCAACAGCGACTCTACTCCCATTTTTTCCGTGAGTGCCGCCACGTTTTCACGCAGACGCTCCCCTTGGTACGTAAAAATCAGATTCGCTCCAGCATTATGTAAGGATTGCGCAATTCCCCAGGCAATACTGCGGTGGTTCGCTACGCCCATGATGACGATGTTCTTTCCTTGCAACAATGTATTCATTATGTATCTGCCCCTTTCCCAACTTATTCCCCTGCATTATAACCGATCTTGTCCATGGATACGAGTGGATAAACGAGAGAGGCAGTGTAAAAAATTTAATCGGTACTTCCGGCCTGATCGGTTAGCGTTGATAGAGCTTTAGAGGAAGCCCACGATTCCTGCAATGGATTCAACGATGTCCCCATGACCGGGAATTCAGTCAGTGACTGCAAATGATCGTCTGTTTGCATTTGTTCTTGATGGTTCATACTGTAAGTCCACACTCCCTTCCTTCAGACTAGACTGGCTAGGAATGGACCCTTTTATGCATGCAAGTGGTTCGCGTGTAAAAAAGCAGATAAAATCAGATACACGGCCATCGCGCCAACAAAATAAACCCCGTACTGTGCCTTTTTGGTTTGTCCGATATAAGGGACGAGATGGCTGGCGGATACATATAAAAAAATACCAGTCGTCATGGCCAGCATAATGCCAGACCAATTCGATGGAAACATTCGCTCAGCAAAACCAAAGCTGAGAGCTCCTGCAATCGTCGCAATCCCAAGGGACGTCGCGCCCCAAAATGCTTTCTTTCTCGAGTTGGTCGCTGCCAGCAACAGAGAGGCTATGGTTACACCATCCGGAATTTTGTGCAGCAGCATCGCCACCAACACGGATACCCCAACTTCTGAATCCATCCGCAAGCTCGCGACTAAAGAGACGCCTTCGACAAATGCATGTAATAAAAAACCTGTCATGACCCCAATCATTCCCGTGGAGCCAAACTCCCCACTCGACTTGCTGATTAATTCCAAAGCAAAAAGCGTAACAAAGCCAACGAGCACAAATGGCATCAACCACAAGCTCTTATCAGAAAAGACATGTGGCATCAAATCTAGAAGCGTAATCGCCAGCAGTAGCCCAGCCCCTGCACTGATCATCGCAAACAATGCCTCGGACGACCAAGCACGCAGACATAACAGCAGTCCTCCGATACTGCTCGCCAAGGCAGCAGTCAAAAGGACAATCCAGAAAACAGATTGCATCATCCGGTCCTCTCCTCACCCAACGAGCAAAAAACATGCTTACTCCTTTCATATGTACGCGCCTGTCCCGGTCATTATGAGCAGCCTAACAAATTTGACAAAATACGACGACCTGTCCGAATCGGACGAAAGATCACTAGTTTTTAGAACCTTTGTCGATTCTCTCTTACCCGGAAAATTTTGGTGCTATAATGAGTCCACCGGGAATACCGAGAGGAAAAAAGGGAGTGATTCGGGATGGATGTACAAGTTTGGATGGCTTCAAAAGAGGTAGCTGATCGCCTTGATGTGCATGTTCGTACACTACGTAACTGGCTGGACTTGTTCGTACCTGCTCAGGAACGTCTGAAAAATCCGCAGGGTCACTATTTGATCAGCGAAGCAGGCTTTGAACTGCTCAAGGAAGTGAAAGAAAGAAAAGATAACGGTAACAGCTCGTTAAAAGATATTCAGCGCCAACTGATAGAAGAAGGTCGCCTGTCCGAGGAAATGCTCATGGAAGAAGAACTCTTGGGTGCGGAAGAAACCGCCGTTACGCTCAGCGCCACAAACAAGCTGGGTACGGGCATGCGAGAAGTGGAAATGACAGTCCACGAGACACTCGTCCAATTTCAGCAGGAGCTCACTCAACTCTCCTCCATGAATCATATGCAGTCGACCATTCTGCAAAAGATTGCGGACATAGAAGAAATGCAAGAGTCCCTCCGCTTGGAAATGCGTCGCGTTACTTTTGAACTGGATCTCATGCACCAGCGCTTGACTCGTCGTAAGGAGCGCTATGCCCGCTATGAGCCTCGCTGGTCACTCAATCCATTCCGCTGGTTTACACGTTCAAATCGCGCAGCCGAGCAATAATCGTGTTTTTTTCACAAGGTAAAAAATGACAATTAAGAGAAGTACCTCGACAGCGCTAGTCTCCCCATGTTCTACTGTGATAAAATGGCACTACATGAACTGCCAGAAAATCAGGACTATTTACATTCACAAAAAAAAGGACTGGGGCTTTCGTTGTGAGAAAATTGCATATTACTTCGGTAAAGCCGGGCGATGTCATCGCCAAGAGCATTTTCCAGGAAAATGGGAACGTTCTGTTGGGGATCGGGGTACAACTAACTCCCCGTTACATTGAACGCCTTGTTCAATTGGGAATTGATAGCCTTTACATTCAAGACAAGCACACAGAAGATATCATGCCGGAAGATGTAATCCGCGATGAGACGCGTAAAGAAGCCGTGGATGCCGTGTACAAAACGATGACCACCCTCATGGACCAGCCGCAGATCAAGCGCCGTACGTCCGCACCTGATTTCGGAAGCAGTTTTCAAAAGGTTTTTCGAGAAATCTTTCAAGACTTGAGCAGTCGCAAAGACATCTTAGTCAACCTGTCCAGTCTTCACGTGCTGGATGGTTACCTTTTTCACCATGCTGTCAATGTCGCCATTCTATCTGGTGTGGTAGGGATGGCCAAAGGCTACAACCAGCAGCAGATGATGGAATTGGGAATTGGTGCGCTTTTGTTCGACATCGGCATGACACAGGTTCCTAAGGAGCTCTGGACCATGCCTACAGAATTAAGTGCAGAAGAACGCCAACGTGTCCAATACCATACCGAAGAAGGCTTCAATATTTTGCGGAATCAACATAACATCTCGGTCGTCTCCGCACACTGTGCGCTCCAGCATCACGAGAGATACAATGGAACAGGATATCCCCGTCAGCTCAGTGAGAATAACATTCACGAGTATGCACGAATCGTGGCAATCGCCGATGTTTACGATGCCTTAGTTTCCCCGCGCCCATTTCGGAAAAGCTACTCGCCAAGTGATGCTACCGAGTACTTGTTCGCTACAGGAAACACCTATTTCGACCTCGACCTGCTCAAGCTATTCTTGCAGCACGTCGCGATTTATCCAATTGCTTCTACGGTATTGCTGAGTACAGGACATAGCGGCGTCGTTTCCAAAGTAAATTCATTGGCTGTGAATCGACCTACCATCCGTATTCTTACCAATGAAGATGGCTCTGAAGTAGCCAGCACCTATGAAATCGATCTCTACGATAAAGAATGGATGAGCGTGACGATCGTCAAAACCTTATAGGCCCACGACAAAGCTGAGATTCCTTATTCATCTCAGTTTTTTCATGCGTGGGTCCGTGTCGTT
The window above is part of the Brevibacillus brevis NBRC 100599 genome. Proteins encoded here:
- a CDS encoding MerR family transcriptional regulator, giving the protein MDVQVWMASKEVADRLDVHVRTLRNWLDLFVPAQERLKNPQGHYLISEAGFELLKEVKERKDNGNSSLKDIQRQLIEEGRLSEEMLMEEELLGAEETAVTLSATNKLGTGMREVEMTVHETLVQFQQELTQLSSMNHMQSTILQKIADIEEMQESLRLEMRRVTFELDLMHQRLTRRKERYARYEPRWSLNPFRWFTRSNRAAEQ
- a CDS encoding HD-GYP domain-containing protein — its product is MRKLHITSVKPGDVIAKSIFQENGNVLLGIGVQLTPRYIERLVQLGIDSLYIQDKHTEDIMPEDVIRDETRKEAVDAVYKTMTTLMDQPQIKRRTSAPDFGSSFQKVFREIFQDLSSRKDILVNLSSLHVLDGYLFHHAVNVAILSGVVGMAKGYNQQQMMELGIGALLFDIGMTQVPKELWTMPTELSAEERQRVQYHTEEGFNILRNQHNISVVSAHCALQHHERYNGTGYPRQLSENNIHEYARIVAIADVYDALVSPRPFRKSYSPSDATEYLFATGNTYFDLDLLKLFLQHVAIYPIASTVLLSTGHSGVVSKVNSLAVNRPTIRILTNEDGSEVASTYEIDLYDKEWMSVTIVKTL